From the Lolium rigidum isolate FL_2022 chromosome 2, APGP_CSIRO_Lrig_0.1, whole genome shotgun sequence genome, one window contains:
- the LOC124690177 gene encoding RING-H2 finger protein ATL8-like yields MAARRLLLEAAAAAGTQQPDSLSSDLVLILAGLLCALVCVLGLALVARCACSRRWASAAAPSSPPGANRGVKKEVLRALPTVAYAVPNGGADADECAICLAEFEDGQLMRVLPQCGHGFHAPCVDAWLRSHSSCPSCRRVLVAAELPRGEPCGRCGARPGAIGALLKGPCSGGALASLLA; encoded by the coding sequence ATGGCGGCAAGAAGGCTCCTcctcgaggcggcggcggccgccggcacgCAGCAACCGGACTCGCTCAGCTCGGACCTGGTCCTCATCCTCGCCGGCCTGCTCTGCGCGCTGGTCTGCGTCCTCGGTCTCGCCCTCGTGGCGCGGTGCGCGTGCTCTCGCCGCTGGGCGAGCGCCGCGGCGCCGTCCTCCCCTCCCGGCGCGAACAGGGGCGTCAAGAAAGAGGTGCTGCGCGCCCTCCCCACCGTCGCCTACGCCGTCCCCAACGGCGGCGCGGACGCGGACGAGTGCGCCATCTGCCTTGCCGAGTTCGAGGACGGGCAGCTGATGCGCGTGCTGCCGCAGTGCGGCCACGGCTTCCACGCGCCCTGCGTCGACGCCTGGCTGCGCTCCCACTCCTCCTGCCCCTCGTGCCGGCGCGTGCTCGTCGCCGCCGAGCTGCCGCGGGGCGAGCCGTGCGGCCGCTGCGGCGCGCGCCCTGGCGCCATTGGCGCGCTCCTCAAGGGGCCCTGCAGCGGCGGGGCCCTGGCGTCGCTCCTGGCCTAG